AGCCCGGCCGCGGTCTCCGTCATGAACGACAGCGGTCTGCTCTCGTGCACCTCGACGCACAGCAGCCGGGGCGCCCGCGCGTCCGGCATGGTCAGCGCGAGGGCCGCCGGGGAGTAGATCAGCGTACGGTCGAGGTCACTCGCCACCAGCACCGGCATCAGACGTTCACCGCCCTGCCGTCGGCGCCCGTCGCACCGCGGGTGTAGCGGGGGTGGATCAACCCCACGCAGGTGTAGGGCAGTTCGCCGACCTCCTCGACGGGAACCCCCCGCTGCTCGGCCAGCAGGCGTACGTGGTCCAGGTCGGCGCCCGCCCCGGCCCGCGCCAGGATCTTCCAGGGCACCCGGCGCAGCAGCACCCGCGTGGTCTCGCCGACGCCGGGCTTGACGAGGTTCACGTCGTGGATGCCGTACTCCTCGCTGATCCGCTCCACGGCCGCCCAGCCCTCCCAGGTCGGCGCGCGGTCGGCGGACAGCAGTTCCTTCGCCTGCGCGTCGACGGCCTCCGTGACCTCGGGGAAGCAGGCGGCGACGGCGTCGAGGAAGGCCACGGAGACGTCCGCCCCGGCGAGTTCGCGGTAGAACTTGGCGCCGTGGAAGTCGTGCGGGCCGACCAGGTCGGCGCGCAGGACCGTGCGGGAGATCAGTCCGGAGACGGTGGAGTTGAGGCAGGCGGAGGGGATCAGGAAGTCCTCCCTGGTGCCGTACGTCCGCACGCACGAGCCCGGGTCGGCCAGCACCGCGATCTCCGGGTCGAAGCCGGTGATGCCGTCGGACGCCTCGAACTCCTCGATGGCGTCGGCGAGTTCGCGGGTGATGGCGCCCTTTCCGGTCCAGCCGTCGACGAACACGACGTCGGCGGGGTCGTGGTGGGCGGCCAGCCAGCGCAGGGCGTTGGCGTCGATGCCGCGGCCGCGGACGATCGACACGGCGTAGTGCGGCAGTTCGAGGCCGTGCCGGAACTGCGCCCAGCGGCGCATCAGCACGCCCACGGGGGTGCCCGCGCGGGCGAGCGAGACGAGGACCGGGCGGGGCGACCGCTCGGCGAGCACCAGCTCGGTGACGGCGCCGACGGCCTGAGCGATCCGGGTGGCCGTCGTGCCCAACGCCGCGTGGAACAGCTCCTGGTACTGCTCGCTGGGCTGGTACTCGACCGGCAGCGACTCGGCGTAGTGCGCGCCGCCGCTCTGGATGGCCTCCTCCCGCTCCTCGGTCGGCGCCTCCAGCGTCACGTCCGAGAGGTCCTGCAGCAGCCAGCCGACCTCCTCGGGCGCGTACGAGGAGAAGGCGGGGCCGCGGAGGGGCTCGGGCAGCATGGATGGCCTTTCGGGGACGTACGAGGGCACGACCGCGAGCAGTACGTGCGGGGTGTGGAGGGCGAGCTGGGCCAACAGGCCCTCGGGAGCGTGCAGTTCGGGGGTGTCCGCGGCCGAGTCGACCACGGCGACGACCGCGTCGAAGCCGGCGCCGGCGACGTTGTAGGCGTAGCGTTCGCCGGGGCCGTCGGCGGGGTCGTCGTGGGCGGGGAAGGTTATCCGGCTGCGTATCGCGTAACCGGGGTCGTCGACGGCGAGGACGGGCGAACGGGTGGTGGTCGAGTACCGCACCTCGACGCCCTGGACGACCTGCTCCAGCTCGCGGGCCAGGCGCAGGGGGGCGTACATCAGCTCCTCGAACCCGAGCACATGCACGCGCCGGGCCCCTTCGGGGAGCGCGTCGGCCAGGCGGGCGACCATGGCGGGCAGGGCGGATTCGAGGCGGGCCCGATGCGCGGGGGTGAACCCGTGCCGGCCGCCGTCGGGGAGGTCGCGGGGCCACATCAGGTCCACACGCCTGACGGCCGGGTGCGGGTGGGTGGGGGCGGACACGGATCGCGTCTGCCCGGTGCGGTCGGATGCCGGGCGCGGGTTGTCCGTGGCCAGTCGCGCAGTTCCCCGCGCCCCTGGGGGGTTGCCGTGGGCGTCGGCCGTAAGGGCCTGCGCCTCGGAGTGGTGCGCCTCGTCGGGCACGGTCTCGGCAACGCCCTCAAGGGGCGCGGGGAACTGCGCGATCGGCCCCGACGCGCCCGCAGCACCCCGGGCGGCATCCTCTGCCTCGTGCCGGGCGACAAGGGCCTGCCCCTTCTCCAGCACCCCCTCCGGCAGCCGTACCGTCCCCGAGGCAGCCGCCACCAGGTCGACCCTGGCGCCTATCTCCCGCGCGAACTCCTCCAGGCGCCCCGCGTCCGCGGCCGAGCGCATGTCGACCAGGGCGACGACCACGTACCGGCCCCTGGGGTACCGCCCGTGAAGGTCCCGCACGGTGTTGAGCACCGTGTTCCCCGTGGAGAACTCGTCGTCGACCAGCACCAGAGGCCCGTCTCCTGCCAGCAGCGCGGGGTTCTCCGGCAGGAGGAGGTGCGAGGTGGCGTGGGAGTGGGACTCCTCGAAGCCGCCCGCCGCCGTCACACCGGCGACCGGGCGGCGGGTGGAGTGGAGGTAGGGGGCGGAGCCGATGCCGTCCGCGACGGAGTGGCC
Above is a genomic segment from Streptomyces sp. SLBN-31 containing:
- a CDS encoding phosphoribosyltransferase, which gives rise to MINAVNDGVWSGTWVAERLGLELMGDDELTDLLGLALRRNPKRAHLLVSNVLGKHVPQSPSVVYGYGFALGRRVRELLGAEEAGEAVVLGYAETATGLGHSVADGIGSAPYLHSTRRPVAGVTAAGGFEESHSHATSHLLLPENPALLAGDGPLVLVDDEFSTGNTVLNTVRDLHGRYPRGRYVVVALVDMRSAADAGRLEEFAREIGARVDLVAAASGTVRLPEGVLEKGQALVARHEAEDAARGAAGASGPIAQFPAPLEGVAETVPDEAHHSEAQALTADAHGNPPGARGTARLATDNPRPASDRTGQTRSVSAPTHPHPAVRRVDLMWPRDLPDGGRHGFTPAHRARLESALPAMVARLADALPEGARRVHVLGFEELMYAPLRLARELEQVVQGVEVRYSTTTRSPVLAVDDPGYAIRSRITFPAHDDPADGPGERYAYNVAGAGFDAVVAVVDSAADTPELHAPEGLLAQLALHTPHVLLAVVPSYVPERPSMLPEPLRGPAFSSYAPEEVGWLLQDLSDVTLEAPTEEREEAIQSGGAHYAESLPVEYQPSEQYQELFHAALGTTATRIAQAVGAVTELVLAERSPRPVLVSLARAGTPVGVLMRRWAQFRHGLELPHYAVSIVRGRGIDANALRWLAAHHDPADVVFVDGWTGKGAITRELADAIEEFEASDGITGFDPEIAVLADPGSCVRTYGTREDFLIPSACLNSTVSGLISRTVLRADLVGPHDFHGAKFYRELAGADVSVAFLDAVAACFPEVTEAVDAQAKELLSADRAPTWEGWAAVERISEEYGIHDVNLVKPGVGETTRVLLRRVPWKILARAGAGADLDHVRLLAEQRGVPVEEVGELPYTCVGLIHPRYTRGATGADGRAVNV